The following coding sequences are from one Pongo abelii isolate AG06213 chromosome 3, NHGRI_mPonAbe1-v2.0_pri, whole genome shotgun sequence window:
- the COQ2 gene encoding 4-hydroxybenzoate polyprenyltransferase, mitochondrial isoform X2 — MTPNSQVRKRKGSAHTAAQPGRLGLHPAGTTAHACRGMTSIRARPGLTSAMLGSRAAGFARGLQAVALAWLPGWRGRSFALARAAGAPHSGDLQPPACPEPRGRQLSLSATAVVDSAPRPLQPYLRLMRLDKPIGTWLLYLPCTWSIGLAAEPGCFPDWYMLSLFGTGAILMRGAGCTINDMWDQDYDKKVTRTANRPIAAGDISTFQSFVFLGGQLTLALGVLLCLNYYSIALGAGSLLLVITYPLMKRITYWPQLALGLTFNWGALLGWSAIKGSCDPSVCLPLYFSGVMWTLIYDTIYAHQDKRDDVLIGLKSTALRFGENTKPWLSGFSVAMLGALSLVGVNSGQTAPYYAALGAVGAHLTHQIYTLDIHRPEDCWNKFISNRTLGLIVFLGIVLGNLWKEKKTDKTKKSIGNKIEN; from the exons ATGACCCCTAATTCACAAGTAAGGAAGAGGAAAGGTTCTGCCCACACCGCCGCCCAGCCAGGCAGACTTGGATTGCATCCTGCGGGTACCACTGCGCATGCCTGCCGGGGAATGACGTCAATCCGAGCTCGTCCCGGCCTCACCAGCGCCATGCTGGGCTCGCGAGCCGCGGGGTTCGCGCGGGGCCTGCAGGCTGTGGCACTCGCGTGGCTGCCGGGCTGGCGGGGCCGCTCCTTCGCCCTGGCGCGTGCGGCAGGCGCGCCCCACAGTGGTGACTTGCAGCCCCCCGCCTGTCCCGAGCCGCGCGGGCGCCAGCTCAGCTTGTCCGCGACAGCGGTGGTGGACTCTGCGCCCCGCCCCCTGCAGCCGTACTTGCGCCTCATGCGGTTGGACAAGCCCATTG gaacCTGGCTGCTGTATTTACCATGTACCTGGAGCATTGGTTTGGCAGCTGAACCAGGTTGTTTTCCAGATTGGTACATGCTCTCCCTCTTTGGCACTGGAGCTATTCTGATGCGTGGAGCAGGCTGTACTATTAATGACATGTGGGACCAGGACTATGATAAAAAG gTTACAAGAACAGCCAATCGTCCAATAGCCGCTGGAGACATTTCAACTTTTCAGTCCTTTGTTTTTCTTGGGGGACAGCTAACCTTGGCACTGGGTGTTCTTCTGTGTCTAAATTACTACAG TATAGCTCTGGGAGCAGGATCCTTACTTCTTGTCATCACCTACCCACTAATGAAAAGAATTACATACTGGCCTCAACTAGCCTTGG GCTTGACATTTAATTGGGGAGCATTACTTGGATGGTCTGCTATCAAGGGTTCCTGTGATCCATCTGTTTGCCTGcctctttatttttctggagTTATGTGGACACTAATATATGATACTATTTATGCCCATCAG GACAAAAGAGATGATGTTTTGATTGGTCTTAAGTCAACGGCTCTGCGGTTCGGAGAAAACACCAAGCCGTGGCTCAGTGGCTTCAGTGTTGCAATGCTGGGGGCACTGAGCCTAGTGGGTGTGAACAGTGGACAGACTGCTCCCTACTATGCTGCCCTGGGTGCTGTAGGAGCCCATCTGACTCACCAG ATTTACACTCTAGACATCCACAGACCTGAGGATTGTTGGAATAAATTTATCTCCAACCGAACACTGGGACTAATAGTTTTTTTAGGGATTGTGCTTGGGAATttgtggaaagaaaagaagacagacaaaacaAAGAAGAGTATagggaataaaatagaaaattaa
- the COQ2 gene encoding 4-hydroxybenzoate polyprenyltransferase, mitochondrial isoform X1: MTPNSQVRKRKGSAHTAAQPGRLGLHPAGTTAHACRGMTSIRARPGLTSAMLGSRAAGFARGLQAVALAWLPGWRGRSFALARAAGAPHSGDLQPPACPEPRGRQLSLSATAVVDSAPRPLQPYLRLMRLDKPIGTWLLYLPCTWSIGLAAEPGCFPDWYMLSLFGTGAILMRGAGCTINDMWDQDYDKKVTRTANRPIAAGDISTFQSFVFLGGQLTLALGVLLCLNYYSIALGAGSLLLVITYPLMKRITYWPQLALGLTFNWGALLGWSAIKGSCDPSVCLPLYFSGVMWTLIYDTIYAHQDKRDDVLIGLKSTALRFGENTKPWLSGFSVAMLGALSLVGVNSGQTAPYYAALGAVGAHLTHQNQKGIHGGSPEIYTLDIHRPEDCWNKFISNRTLGLIVFLGIVLGNLWKEKKTDKTKKSIGNKIEN; encoded by the exons ATGACCCCTAATTCACAAGTAAGGAAGAGGAAAGGTTCTGCCCACACCGCCGCCCAGCCAGGCAGACTTGGATTGCATCCTGCGGGTACCACTGCGCATGCCTGCCGGGGAATGACGTCAATCCGAGCTCGTCCCGGCCTCACCAGCGCCATGCTGGGCTCGCGAGCCGCGGGGTTCGCGCGGGGCCTGCAGGCTGTGGCACTCGCGTGGCTGCCGGGCTGGCGGGGCCGCTCCTTCGCCCTGGCGCGTGCGGCAGGCGCGCCCCACAGTGGTGACTTGCAGCCCCCCGCCTGTCCCGAGCCGCGCGGGCGCCAGCTCAGCTTGTCCGCGACAGCGGTGGTGGACTCTGCGCCCCGCCCCCTGCAGCCGTACTTGCGCCTCATGCGGTTGGACAAGCCCATTG gaacCTGGCTGCTGTATTTACCATGTACCTGGAGCATTGGTTTGGCAGCTGAACCAGGTTGTTTTCCAGATTGGTACATGCTCTCCCTCTTTGGCACTGGAGCTATTCTGATGCGTGGAGCAGGCTGTACTATTAATGACATGTGGGACCAGGACTATGATAAAAAG gTTACAAGAACAGCCAATCGTCCAATAGCCGCTGGAGACATTTCAACTTTTCAGTCCTTTGTTTTTCTTGGGGGACAGCTAACCTTGGCACTGGGTGTTCTTCTGTGTCTAAATTACTACAG TATAGCTCTGGGAGCAGGATCCTTACTTCTTGTCATCACCTACCCACTAATGAAAAGAATTACATACTGGCCTCAACTAGCCTTGG GCTTGACATTTAATTGGGGAGCATTACTTGGATGGTCTGCTATCAAGGGTTCCTGTGATCCATCTGTTTGCCTGcctctttatttttctggagTTATGTGGACACTAATATATGATACTATTTATGCCCATCAG GACAAAAGAGATGATGTTTTGATTGGTCTTAAGTCAACGGCTCTGCGGTTCGGAGAAAACACCAAGCCGTGGCTCAGTGGCTTCAGTGTTGCAATGCTGGGGGCACTGAGCCTAGTGGGTGTGAACAGTGGACAGACTGCTCCCTACTATGCTGCCCTGGGTGCTGTAGGAGCCCATCTGACTCACCAG AATCAAAAAGGTATTcatggtggatcacctgag ATTTACACTCTAGACATCCACAGACCTGAGGATTGTTGGAATAAATTTATCTCCAACCGAACACTGGGACTAATAGTTTTTTTAGGGATTGTGCTTGGGAATttgtggaaagaaaagaagacagacaaaacaAAGAAGAGTATagggaataaaatagaaaattaa
- the COQ2 gene encoding 4-hydroxybenzoate polyprenyltransferase, mitochondrial isoform X3: MTPNSQVRKRKGSAHTAAQPGRLGLHPAGTTAHACRGMTSIRARPGLTSAMLGSRAAGFARGLQAVALAWLPGWRGRSFALARAAGAPHSGDLQPPACPEPRGRQLSLSATAVVDSAPRPLQPYLRLMRLDKPIGTWLLYLPCTWSIGLAAEPGCFPDWYMLSLFGTGAILMRGAGCTINDMWDQDYDKKVTRTANRPIAAGDISTFQSFVFLGGQLTLALGVLLCLNYYSIALGAGSLLLVITYPLMKRITYWPQLALGLTFNWGALLGWSAIKGSCDPSVCLPLYFSGVMWTLIYDTIYAHQDKRDDVLIGLKSTALRFGENTKPWLSGFSVAMLGALSLVGVNSGQTAPYYAALGAVGAHLTHQKWGLEILPRLVSNSWLQAIFLP, from the exons ATGACCCCTAATTCACAAGTAAGGAAGAGGAAAGGTTCTGCCCACACCGCCGCCCAGCCAGGCAGACTTGGATTGCATCCTGCGGGTACCACTGCGCATGCCTGCCGGGGAATGACGTCAATCCGAGCTCGTCCCGGCCTCACCAGCGCCATGCTGGGCTCGCGAGCCGCGGGGTTCGCGCGGGGCCTGCAGGCTGTGGCACTCGCGTGGCTGCCGGGCTGGCGGGGCCGCTCCTTCGCCCTGGCGCGTGCGGCAGGCGCGCCCCACAGTGGTGACTTGCAGCCCCCCGCCTGTCCCGAGCCGCGCGGGCGCCAGCTCAGCTTGTCCGCGACAGCGGTGGTGGACTCTGCGCCCCGCCCCCTGCAGCCGTACTTGCGCCTCATGCGGTTGGACAAGCCCATTG gaacCTGGCTGCTGTATTTACCATGTACCTGGAGCATTGGTTTGGCAGCTGAACCAGGTTGTTTTCCAGATTGGTACATGCTCTCCCTCTTTGGCACTGGAGCTATTCTGATGCGTGGAGCAGGCTGTACTATTAATGACATGTGGGACCAGGACTATGATAAAAAG gTTACAAGAACAGCCAATCGTCCAATAGCCGCTGGAGACATTTCAACTTTTCAGTCCTTTGTTTTTCTTGGGGGACAGCTAACCTTGGCACTGGGTGTTCTTCTGTGTCTAAATTACTACAG TATAGCTCTGGGAGCAGGATCCTTACTTCTTGTCATCACCTACCCACTAATGAAAAGAATTACATACTGGCCTCAACTAGCCTTGG GCTTGACATTTAATTGGGGAGCATTACTTGGATGGTCTGCTATCAAGGGTTCCTGTGATCCATCTGTTTGCCTGcctctttatttttctggagTTATGTGGACACTAATATATGATACTATTTATGCCCATCAG GACAAAAGAGATGATGTTTTGATTGGTCTTAAGTCAACGGCTCTGCGGTTCGGAGAAAACACCAAGCCGTGGCTCAGTGGCTTCAGTGTTGCAATGCTGGGGGCACTGAGCCTAGTGGGTGTGAACAGTGGACAGACTGCTCCCTACTATGCTGCCCTGGGTGCTGTAGGAGCCCATCTGACTCACCAG aaatggggtcttgagattttgcccaggctggtctcaaattcctggcttcaagcaatcttcctgccctga